From Malaya genurostris strain Urasoe2022 chromosome 2, Malgen_1.1, whole genome shotgun sequence:
atgatataaatgtatttcagcgttcatcattaaacagctgcacgaaaaaattttcattttaatatgggcaatcgaacacgctcagacggaaaagtttcattatttttttcttactttttgtggtatctgtataaatctgtattaaatttgagaaatctgtattaaatctgtactctgtattaaatctgtacgcgcatgtaaaaatctgtataatacagataaatctgtataaatggcatctctacgtgcgagctcgaatgacagatacactaggctgcgtgggagctcgaatgacagatacagattaggcaaaactaggttggattagttttaaattacctaaacttatctagactagttgggattaaatgagattagagaagattatCTTGGAAttacatgagtttattagtatgagattgtctagagtttagagtgatttgccccttggataaatctgtataaatattgTGCATGCAGATAAAAATCGGAAGCGACGTCTCTCTCGCCTGATTATGTTGCTCCAGCGAAGTTCACCGTGCCCCTATGGTATGTAGACTTCCATGCGAtatattaatcattcataattgcaCGAAAATTCACTCCCTTGTAACGTTCAGTGTCAAACCCATTGATTCCCAAACATACCTTAGCAACTTTAAGCGCATACAGAAAGTAATATTCCATCGTTATGTGCTTCGATAGTGGAGGCAAGACAATGTATTCATTTATGTGGTTCAtaaacaagacaacaaaatatgtataaagtaaCATGATTCTATCAGTTTATGTATAGGAAATGGCAAttcaactgacgtcgctcggcaacgtcgctgcgctggactgtccagcgaattgcagattagtgctgcagcgacaataGCATATCTGGTTCGcagcttagggcatattcagtagtgttctagttctagatgcataatgtacactcaaataaaaattcacgttcgattcacttgaaaaatcacgtagaatggtttcaaatgtcaaattgaatattttacgtggcgAAAATGAatattatacgaacatcccctaaaattaatacagtcatcacataaggtttacgtgaattgaccaaacgtcaaacaatctacgtgaatttccagtgtgaaaaactcgattttgaaaatggcgagcagtggccctcgaagtgtaagtagtgtaaatatttgcgagaaaagttatttaattacaattttttactccatcgaccggaccattccagtatgaaagtttccatgtgttcaactggaccgagtgcctgcgtgagtccggaagtttacccactcctgccgaatgcttcaaacaggccgtcggtatgaagctagagacactggaaccgacgacacgaccaggcactccgaagaaaaatcgaaataaaagtgtctgtgagtgattttccgtcagttgccacaaatatagcggccccttgataatgataaaattattctttttaggCAACACGGTTCTGGTTGCTTTGCGTTCTTTGTCAAAGAACCGCATAtatagaaataaacaaacaaactggaAAACTATCCCGTTCCATTGTCAGTAGCCAcgaaaattccaaaaaaaaaataaaggatTAATTTTGGAATAAAGCGATCTATTCTCTTGTGTGCAGCCACATATTTCCAAATCTGTTGCAATAATATGGACACAAGACGaaactgaatttattataatgtgtatttgctaataatcaagaaaaattactgtttctaaaactaaaaaaaacgtggagcaggatgtttatttcgtttattATGCATTCAATAGAGACCAAAACATTATTTCGTAACACTAGAAGAACCCTTACAGAAGTTTAAATCAATGGGAAATGAACGATAATGAAATTGCTGCGTTCTGTGATATCGTTTTGAAACaccagtattaaatttaagctattttcaaatatccttcaaAAATTGAGTCAGTAACAATAAAATGCATCtatttatgttatttctctGCTAAATCATGCTAGAAAGCTTGATTGTTTTCCATGAAGATCTTTATTGGAGATGCGTTTCAAGTCTTCTCAAGAGAATTTCCAAGAATTATCCAGATGTCATACTAAAACTATTCTAGTGTTAGCAAAAgtcataaaacaaaagtttgtctcaATGGCGCGAAAAAATAGTAATGCTGATGATACGATCTTAGCAGAAATTCTTAGTCGCAATGCGCGACTGGTATATATCGATTCggagttagttttgtttatctacataaacatgtttttgaataacagtatccaaggtatctgttattcgaaatcaataatttatcaaatcgagttgccagttttaacaaattttcaagtaatttcgttctcacatttcgagttactgaggggtagtcagatttgcgatacagttttaatagacgagtgccAGGTCATGTCGTcgctggaaccatgtaatgcgacttcaacctgcatcggtagtgttgtgggagttcttggatctcgacttcggcttcggtttgatggcagtgacaacaaaaacgatttttggaggcttgtcgatttgagataccacgacgttattagcacagactaacagacaggacactcaaattagattcttcaatcattttaactgtcatttcgaatattcctttatttgggacagtactcacatgtgtcatgatggcgccacgttaccctatcaaaaacatcctgtctgtcatctagactgtgtttatttttttcatttaccaacagagttgccatttatacagaattacctgtaatgtattgatatgtatttgcatttgtatgcgaatttcatgcaggatacagatttaatacatattgccaaaactatatacaaaattgtgcctacctctcatccttcaacgcaatacaaaatcgaacccgtttagtggcaatatttacttgcttctgatctgccgccacttaatttcgggtgaaaattaccaacacaataaaaaatagtctagatgaacaatgttgagaaaaataaatggttaccttccaacatcgctaaaaagtttaatatattattaacgtaatataataatttactgtgacgattcatttccaaatattatgatgaaatcaggcatccctgcaagcagcttatcggtgttgacaaacgagggggaaccaactagtactagtaaatagttcgcgcagtataatataggtggaactagtgcatcacgaaaaattattttttataagaatttactcatactgtcatgtctgttagtctgtgttattagttgctttttaagccattggaattatatgagaattttctgaaataaatgttttatatttcatggcatttttcatttcatagatttatatcaaaatctggaATCTACCTTTCgacttcatatatatatatatatatagtaattttctggtatctaaatttgatatgaactgatagataaatgtgatatgaacatacattacattttacctatgaaacacgtaacttttactggattatgcattaaacagcttttaaataccagtccattaaaacctacgtgaaaagtagggtggaaaatattcacataacttttcacgtaactataatatgattattattttgagtgttaaCGGTTTTGAAATAGTAAGctatacacgctctttgaacataactcatcgtatgagtttcgattactcaaattcataaactggacaatatgtcaaaatttgagtaaaataaactcgttgtcatgagttctctcgaatttattcatatattagagtaagcgttaagtttttaaatattttagtgAAATATACTTCTTGCTGTTCAGTACGTTTTCATTCTCTGAATATTCTAATCGAAATAAGGAatacaagaatacgtcgttttccattgccgtttctagatccggttttaaaaacatgaatcaacgtcaatcatagatgttttgtggtttcaattatgcttagtgaaaagcgcaacataaagatatcaaaacaattcaatttttagtccaaaaagtttaaaaggaaacggtttgtatatgaaaattaacgaagaaaaatttctctcaaattttgagttgaacttactcaaattttgaacaaaacatttttttttactttaagtaaaaattactcaagttttgacaatttcgccccttaacgcaaaaatgagtagacaAGTGGTAACTCAAagttagagtacgtgcactttttatgaatttgagtgatgtgtcactcaattttgagttatgttcaatgagagtgtatatcaaggggaaagcatcgctctgattggcacattgtcgcaaagctgaattaccggtagcgacacctaccaatgaaaaatgaaaccaagaaaaggaggattcttccgATAATTTTCATATCAGCCATAGTGATTTGCAaccattttttgtttattatatagtacaaatagatatcagaaaTGAAAGCAAAATCGGTGTAGAAGAAAATCGTTTTCAAAATAATTACTACTACTTTCTCAGtgcaaactacgattaaacatcccACATACAAGAAAATTCTATCTAGTGTAAACTATATCATATGCTAATGTTTTGTGTAATGATTACTACTTACTTTATGTTTATTGTGATATGACATATGAATTATTTTTTGTCGTTATAAAAAACTGTATAATGAAGATATGAGTATTTGTACATATATGGGAAATAGGTTCAAATAAGCTGTTCAGGTTATATTTAATATCTATGGATTCATCCAtagcttacaagccagttgtcgtatgttcgagccccgacttggaaggattctgagtgtcagtaggatccatagtactagccatgcaatgattctgtacactaagaatcggctgcgaagtctgttgaaacattaaggccaaattccacaaaaggaatgtaaactatatcgattttgattggttcttttcggcaagcattaactgagagagacgaaagatatgaaaatgaaaagacggataggtattctagattgaatcagttataaatttagaacggaaaagttagcctaggcaggctcatataggcatgatcagaagaaagaaatgaattctattttaccttctacttgagggggtcgaacactaaattcgagtccccgttctaaatttataactgattcaatctagaatacctatccgtcttttcattttcatatctttcgtctctctcagttaatgcttgccgaaaagaaccaatcaaaatcgatgtagtagacattatgcggcaattaaaaccaaataacaaaaggaatgtaaggcCAGGACTATGCTTGAATTTGCTTGGATTCATCCAAATGAAAATATTCGACGACCTTCCTGTGTCCTATgtattccgatttttttttattttttggcaaAGCTCTTAAACTTTGGGTTGAAGGAAGTCCATGTCGCAGTAATATCGTGTTTGAGCAAGAAAACATTTATTTGCTATTTGAATAATAGGCTCTTTGGTGCTTTGATGTATTGCTTCAAAACACCATTATTGTCTTCATATACAAATAATGAGAAACACCATTAAGGACCATAGTCTCTAGCTCAATCAACCAAATGTAAAAGAAGATCAACTTTATAGGTAATTTCATCAATTCCACACAATATCTTAAAAAGTTGAACAGATCGCTTCAGACGCTCTTCACATTCATTGAATGTTGTTTCGGAAATAACGCTCTGCAAGAGATCAGTTATTGATAACACCAATAATAGATAATGATCATAATATTCTTTAGGTAAAAATGGCTTTAAACACACACAGCTACAATGAATTACCCAATGTAACCATTCATTGTCTTTCCATGGGTATTTATCGCTGAATTTTCTGGCGTGTCTAGACGTTTCGACAAAGGGATGGATTGTAATCAAAATGTCGTCAATGGTTTCAATATAAACTTTTATGTAGCTGCAGTTGCTTGGAGTCTCAAACCAAACTCGGGATAGTTGTCGAGCAACGCCAAGAAGAGCCATGTGCATGTAATCCACGGGACAGTTACAAACGACGTCGAACTCTGGTATTCGAATTGGTGATGAAATGCAATTAATTCCATTGCCATTAATCGACAAGTATCGTGTCAATTCCTCACTCAAAATAATGTCACTGCCAtcaaaccgaagccgaagtcgagatccaagaactcccacaacactaccgatgcaggttgaagtcgcattacatggttccagtgtctctagcttcataccgacggcctgtttgaagcattcggcaggagcgggtaaacttccgggctcacgcaggcactcgatcCAGTCGAacgcatggaaactttcatactggaatggtccggtcgatggagtaaaaaattg
This genomic window contains:
- the LOC131432304 gene encoding uncharacterized protein LOC131432304, with product MASSGPRSYESFHAFDWIECLREPGSLPAPAECFKQAVGMKLETLEPCNATSTCIGSVVGVLGSRLRLRFDGSDIILSEELTRYLSINGNGINCISSPIRIPEFDVVCNCPVDYMHMALLGVARQLSRVWFETPSNCSYIKVYIETIDDILITIHPFVETSRHARKFSDKYPWKDNEWLHWVIHCSCVCLKPFLPKEYYDHYLLLVLSITDLLQSVISETTFNECEERLKRSVQLFKILCGIDEITYKVDLLLHLVD